The Gammaproteobacteria bacterium genome includes a window with the following:
- a CDS encoding DUF4147 domain-containing protein, which translates to MDKPVRDDLLRIYRAALKRVSGFDAVKRRLEQQPLRGAHRLVAIGKAAASMSLGALAASDDLIEAGLLITKHDHLDSALDEYPQVRCLESDHPVPGEDSLTAGHELLEFIEQAPADARFLFLISGGASSLAEVLAEGMDLKNLRKLTDALLAGGLSITKMNQVRRGISRIKGGHLATFLKGRKTLCLLISDVPGDDPAVIGSGPLVNSENETALEDLPDKVTRLLENVQLVPAPDTSAFDSIEIEVIAKLEDAKVAAAAEAERLGYTATVYPEFLENDAAETARSLVRQLVNAADGIHIWGGETAVTLPSNPGRGGRNQHLALAAALALKGRKNLYLLAAGTDGTDGPTEDAGALVDGETVTRGEDTGLSAADALERADGGTFLEASGDLIRTGPSGTNVMDLVIGAKT; encoded by the coding sequence ATGGACAAACCTGTTCGCGACGACCTGCTGCGCATTTATCGGGCCGCGCTGAAGCGCGTGTCGGGCTTCGATGCGGTTAAACGACGCCTCGAACAGCAACCGCTACGGGGCGCGCATCGGCTGGTCGCGATCGGCAAGGCGGCCGCGTCTATGAGTCTGGGCGCGCTGGCTGCGAGCGACGATCTCATCGAGGCGGGCCTGCTAATTACCAAACACGACCATCTTGATTCGGCGCTGGATGAATACCCGCAGGTACGCTGTCTGGAATCCGACCACCCGGTGCCCGGCGAGGACAGTCTGACGGCGGGCCACGAACTGCTGGAATTCATCGAGCAAGCGCCGGCCGACGCGCGGTTTCTGTTCCTGATTTCCGGCGGTGCGTCGAGTCTCGCCGAAGTGCTCGCGGAAGGGATGGATCTTAAGAATTTGCGCAAGCTAACCGACGCGCTGCTGGCCGGAGGTTTGAGCATCACCAAAATGAATCAGGTGCGCCGCGGCATATCGCGCATCAAGGGTGGGCACCTGGCGACCTTCCTCAAGGGGCGCAAGACACTGTGTCTGCTGATCTCGGACGTGCCGGGCGACGATCCCGCGGTGATCGGCTCCGGCCCGCTGGTCAATAGCGAGAACGAGACGGCGCTCGAAGATTTACCGGACAAAGTCACGCGCCTGCTTGAGAACGTACAACTGGTTCCCGCGCCCGATACGAGCGCCTTCGATTCAATTGAAATCGAGGTCATCGCCAAGCTCGAAGACGCCAAGGTCGCTGCAGCCGCCGAAGCCGAGCGTCTGGGCTACACCGCGACGGTATACCCTGAGTTTTTGGAGAACGATGCGGCGGAGACGGCGCGATCGCTGGTCCGTCAGCTTGTCAATGCCGCGGACGGCATTCACATCTGGGGCGGCGAGACGGCGGTCACCTTGCCGTCAAATCCCGGGCGCGGCGGACGTAATCAGCACCTGGCGCTTGCGGCGGCGTTGGCGTTAAAGGGCAGGAAAAACCTGTATCTCCTGGCCGCGGGCACCGATGGCACCGACGGACCCACTGAGGATGCGGGCGCGCTGGTCGACGGCGAAACCGTAACGCGCGGCGAAGACACTGGTCTTTCGGCGGCGGACGCGCTCGAACGCGCGGATGGCGGCACGTTTCTGGAGGCAAGCGGCGACCTGATCCGCACCGGTCCGTCCGGCACCAACGTAATGGACCTCGTGATCGGCGCCAAAACGTAA